A DNA window from Pontimonas salivibrio contains the following coding sequences:
- a CDS encoding fibronectin type III domain-containing protein, with amino-acid sequence MLYAWTRRPRLVAMMMAFVLATGFIVALGPAQPAWAGHFIGVEPKVDIVEYNAVSDIEEEGTGVFYAKVLVNSVWKSGGDTSPEKRKLPGEDFTSVTCDGSYVGGLSQSDVYYCPLPTSGTAGLHSFAWDGSARISTNFNVGQSSFSYEVGFYFDPANPDPEDSGWFGSPRFTSSLQTQIGGGQNFSQNLGGESPNTTKNTTLSYSFMEDSTEVVDKNGTPVSAENDDGGTGGEGLSWSASALGGQDLATVSSGGDLAISSAVSSHIAGVSNNSLAIKLRVEELDGDNGNAVVGFVTRDIGIEFITTDNTAPSISGFDANQEFRVVAGTDTATTFTISATDPDDDTVTVAVGGTFPDWATIGTATSSSSGGVSTTTRLVTLQPPSNAPNATINVEVTATDDGGPDGDVNLTASRSFKIIVVNAPTITETGDSQVAISWVNPTLEDGETLAGTKVQYSDDSGSNWSTFETLSGNGQASTITGLTNGTGYVFRTIPQIQSGGVTSDGTASSESEETTPRGSQSATWTLPPSQRTLLLSQSGLQIGSGLNAASASTAVSYSVSVAGDPNCALDGSNNLTFDAVGTCTLRASAAEQGAFLAATVDAELTIVLVRPVANNNNNGNNDDEETTAPVVASTPAVRAPARVDPPRPNANLTTTGPVLRGGVAPAPPRAPSALVGGRSVQTETSVTGGDQLNVRAGSVNLGVQVDQAQGRVVDGADGSRGLEVRKGSATTLRGSGLQPGSTVQIFLPLNGDDSKELAQIPVGQDGSFEGSAPFATRPQDAPLPIGPQTLQVVSLDEDGNQTVMEMTVNIAQPVPTPELNRVDGVIPTMAPGQSVATEAGVPVPVRVTAVRDQKLAVVEGDGWTMSVNVASPDGGVEPSEEGALLKLVRNETVEVSGGGFMPGTRSDVWLFSEPTLLGTVEIDSNGDFSGTLKVDPNLISAGEHTLQIQGVGDDGYVRSANLGVLVEDAQAAVIDTQEQSLAFLWWVIGLALLLAAAIGVGTWWYRRGRPVV; translated from the coding sequence ATGCTCTACGCATGGACGCGCCGGCCCCGCCTGGTCGCAATGATGATGGCCTTTGTCTTGGCGACAGGTTTTATTGTCGCCCTCGGGCCAGCACAGCCAGCCTGGGCTGGTCACTTTATAGGCGTTGAGCCGAAAGTTGACATTGTGGAGTACAACGCAGTCTCAGACATCGAGGAAGAAGGTACTGGTGTCTTCTACGCGAAAGTTTTGGTCAACAGTGTGTGGAAAAGCGGAGGAGATACCAGTCCAGAGAAACGAAAGTTACCTGGGGAAGATTTTACCTCAGTAACTTGCGACGGAAGCTATGTGGGAGGCCTCAGTCAATCAGACGTTTATTATTGCCCTCTCCCCACTTCGGGGACAGCGGGGCTGCACTCCTTTGCCTGGGATGGTAGTGCTCGAATCAGCACAAACTTCAACGTAGGACAGTCTTCCTTCAGTTATGAAGTCGGCTTCTACTTCGACCCGGCTAACCCAGATCCGGAAGACTCGGGATGGTTTGGATCTCCCCGTTTCACCTCTTCCTTGCAGACCCAAATTGGTGGGGGTCAGAACTTTTCCCAAAACCTCGGAGGCGAGTCTCCGAACACCACGAAAAACACCACGCTGTCCTACAGCTTCATGGAGGATTCCACCGAGGTAGTTGACAAGAATGGAACCCCCGTTTCTGCCGAGAATGACGATGGCGGTACTGGCGGGGAGGGTCTGAGTTGGAGTGCCTCTGCACTAGGAGGACAAGATCTCGCCACCGTTTCCTCCGGGGGTGACTTGGCAATTTCTAGTGCTGTTTCGAGCCACATTGCTGGTGTCTCGAACAACAGCTTGGCAATCAAGCTCCGAGTTGAAGAGCTAGATGGCGACAACGGTAACGCTGTTGTGGGTTTCGTCACGAGAGACATTGGCATCGAGTTCATCACCACGGACAACACTGCACCCTCGATTTCAGGTTTTGACGCGAACCAAGAGTTTCGGGTGGTCGCAGGGACCGACACCGCCACGACCTTCACAATATCCGCGACAGATCCCGACGATGACACGGTGACGGTTGCAGTAGGTGGAACGTTTCCGGATTGGGCAACAATTGGGACGGCAACCAGTTCGAGCTCAGGCGGGGTGAGCACCACGACGCGCCTGGTCACCCTCCAGCCACCGTCAAATGCTCCTAACGCGACAATCAACGTCGAGGTGACAGCAACTGATGACGGCGGTCCCGATGGGGACGTGAATTTGACGGCTTCTCGGTCTTTCAAAATTATTGTGGTCAATGCGCCGACCATCACCGAAACGGGTGATTCTCAGGTGGCCATTTCGTGGGTGAACCCGACTCTTGAAGATGGCGAAACCTTGGCGGGGACGAAGGTGCAGTACTCCGACGACTCGGGAAGTAACTGGTCTACTTTCGAAACACTTTCGGGAAATGGTCAAGCTTCGACAATTACCGGTCTGACAAATGGTACCGGTTATGTCTTCAGAACCATCCCCCAAATCCAGAGCGGTGGGGTGACATCTGACGGTACTGCCTCATCGGAATCTGAGGAGACCACACCACGCGGTTCACAGAGCGCGACCTGGACGTTGCCTCCGTCACAACGCACACTCTTGCTGTCTCAAAGTGGACTCCAAATTGGTTCTGGCCTAAACGCCGCGTCGGCTAGTACCGCGGTGAGTTACAGCGTGAGCGTCGCCGGCGATCCAAACTGCGCCCTTGATGGCTCAAACAATCTGACCTTTGATGCGGTCGGCACCTGCACATTGAGAGCCTCAGCAGCCGAGCAAGGAGCCTTCCTCGCGGCTACCGTTGACGCAGAATTAACGATCGTTCTTGTGCGACCGGTAGCGAATAACAACAACAACGGCAATAACGACGACGAGGAAACGACCGCTCCGGTGGTGGCCTCCACACCTGCGGTTCGAGCACCTGCGCGGGTTGACCCGCCGAGGCCCAACGCCAACCTCACTACCACCGGTCCGGTGCTTCGCGGGGGCGTAGCGCCCGCACCTCCCCGTGCACCATCTGCGCTTGTGGGCGGACGTTCGGTTCAAACCGAAACCAGCGTTACCGGGGGTGACCAGCTGAACGTACGCGCAGGTTCCGTGAACCTCGGAGTCCAAGTAGACCAGGCTCAAGGTCGAGTGGTTGACGGCGCCGACGGCTCAAGGGGCCTTGAAGTCCGAAAAGGCTCCGCGACCACCTTGCGAGGATCAGGACTTCAACCGGGTTCGACCGTTCAAATATTTCTCCCCCTCAATGGAGATGACTCTAAAGAGTTGGCTCAAATCCCTGTTGGCCAGGATGGATCTTTTGAGGGTTCCGCTCCATTCGCAACGAGGCCCCAGGATGCGCCCCTTCCGATTGGCCCACAAACACTCCAGGTCGTGTCTCTCGATGAGGACGGGAACCAGACAGTGATGGAGATGACCGTCAACATCGCGCAGCCCGTACCTACTCCAGAGCTCAACCGGGTAGACGGTGTCATTCCGACAATGGCTCCCGGGCAGTCCGTCGCGACAGAAGCGGGCGTTCCGGTTCCCGTGCGTGTGACGGCAGTCCGGGACCAGAAACTTGCGGTCGTTGAGGGGGATGGCTGGACGATGTCGGTAAACGTGGCCTCCCCAGACGGTGGCGTTGAACCCAGTGAAGAAGGAGCATTACTAAAACTGGTGCGTAATGAAACCGTCGAGGTCTCCGGCGGTGGTTTCATGCCCGGGACGAGAAGCGATGTCTGGCTGTTTTCGGAACCCACTCTGCTCGGCACCGTGGAGATCGATAGCAACGGTGACTTTAGTGGCACGTTGAAAGTTGACCCCAACCTGATTTCGGCGGGTGAGCACACTCTTCAAATTCAAGGGGTCGGGGACGATGGCTATGTGCGCTCGGCGAACCTCGGAGTGTTGGTCGAAGATGCTCAGGCTGCTGTCATTGACACTCAAGAGCAAAGCCTTGCCTTCCTCTGGTGGGTCATCGGCCTTGCCCTCTTGCTCGCCGCCGCAATCGGCGTCGGTACGTGGTGGTACCGCAGGGGACGACCTGTGGTGTAA
- a CDS encoding type II toxin-antitoxin system HipA family toxin, which translates to MSIDDDSWQEPVNEADVYKAGVLAARLTKTENGVSFSYLDAYLENFDGHEAAVATTLPLTDQPLTSPSGAVPAYFSGLLPEGRRLTALRRRIKTSADDELGLLVAVGHDTVGDVQVVRRGHTPETPGEQKPTLTDPSTVSFSQLLADDVPLDGVALAGVQEKVSGKNITVPVKHKNRDTILKLNPPEYPHLVENEAYFLTLARRAGIPAVDHSVIYDRDGVSGLLVSRFDRPAIPGGPGESPRMLPVEDGCQVLGLWPADKYNTTMDTVITVLSGLCAANLVAVRLAFEQVVFALLTGNGDQHAKNMSIVRRDGEWVLAPAYDLPSTLIYGDSTLALPIAGRRRDISRRQLIAFGNSLGLSSKITERIITKLLDATGDLEADLRAGALPFDSPRIADTVTALRYRRRLVSHS; encoded by the coding sequence ATGAGCATTGATGACGACTCCTGGCAAGAGCCCGTTAATGAGGCCGACGTCTACAAAGCAGGAGTACTGGCTGCTCGTCTGACGAAAACCGAGAACGGGGTCAGTTTTTCTTACCTCGATGCTTACCTTGAGAATTTCGACGGGCATGAGGCCGCCGTTGCCACCACACTGCCGCTAACCGACCAACCACTCACTAGCCCTTCGGGGGCTGTGCCGGCATATTTTTCTGGCCTGCTCCCGGAAGGTCGCCGACTCACGGCACTGCGTCGGCGCATCAAAACCTCTGCCGATGATGAACTGGGTTTGCTGGTGGCCGTGGGTCACGACACTGTGGGGGATGTGCAGGTTGTCCGCCGCGGCCACACACCAGAAACTCCAGGCGAGCAAAAGCCCACTCTTACTGACCCGTCAACCGTGTCGTTTTCCCAGCTTCTTGCCGACGACGTCCCGCTCGATGGAGTGGCACTGGCTGGTGTGCAAGAAAAGGTCTCGGGCAAGAACATTACGGTTCCCGTGAAGCACAAAAACCGGGACACGATCCTCAAACTCAACCCACCGGAATACCCCCACCTTGTCGAAAACGAGGCCTACTTCCTCACGCTCGCCAGACGAGCGGGGATCCCTGCTGTTGATCACTCAGTCATATATGACAGGGACGGAGTCAGTGGCCTACTGGTGAGCCGATTCGACCGACCGGCAATACCAGGCGGCCCCGGGGAATCACCGCGCATGCTCCCGGTGGAAGACGGTTGCCAAGTGTTGGGTCTCTGGCCTGCCGACAAATACAACACCACGATGGACACAGTCATCACCGTGTTATCGGGTTTGTGTGCGGCGAACCTCGTCGCGGTGCGCCTCGCTTTCGAGCAAGTAGTGTTCGCGCTCCTCACCGGAAACGGCGACCAACATGCGAAAAACATGTCGATCGTTCGCCGAGATGGTGAGTGGGTGCTCGCCCCCGCCTATGACCTTCCCTCCACTCTCATTTATGGTGATTCAACGCTCGCCCTCCCGATTGCTGGTAGGCGCCGTGATATTTCTCGTCGCCAACTGATCGCCTTTGGCAACTCGCTAGGACTCTCCAGCAAAATCACCGAACGAATCATCACCAAACTCTTGGATGCCACAGGTGATCTGGAGGCAGACCTTCGAGCCGGCGCCCTACCCTTCGACTCACCGCGAATCGCCGACACAGTCACCGCACTGCGATACCGCCGCCGCCTGGTCAGTCACTCATAG
- a CDS encoding helix-turn-helix transcriptional regulator — protein MLGSSPSIASTLRARRKKLGLTQQDAAELAGVSVRFVHDCESGKASVQLDRVLAFAAALGLTLSLAPRQPEPTKAESQPHEH, from the coding sequence GTGCTGGGATCGTCACCGTCAATTGCTTCGACACTGCGGGCGCGGCGCAAAAAGTTGGGCTTAACCCAGCAAGATGCAGCGGAGCTCGCTGGAGTGTCCGTGCGATTTGTCCACGACTGCGAGTCGGGCAAGGCCTCAGTGCAGTTAGATCGGGTCCTAGCCTTCGCCGCGGCCCTCGGCCTTACCCTCTCCCTTGCACCGCGCCAACCCGAACCAACCAAAGCTGAAAGTCAGCCACATGAGCATTGA
- a CDS encoding SulP family inorganic anion transporter has translation MSAVSSLPEPHNRYRIEPTVWQALRSPRLLTREVLAGLVVALALIPEAIAFSLIAGVDPRVGLFSSFIMAVSIAFLGGRPAMITAATGAIALVIAPVAREYGLEYFIATVILAGLFQIVFALFGVAKLMRFIPRSVMVGFVNALAIMIFTSQLPELLGVPFMVYPLVAAGLLIMWLMPKITKVVPAPLVSIVLVTTAAVAWGLNVPTVGDKGALPQSLPSLFIPDVPFTWETLEIIAPFAFAMAVVGLIESLLTAKLVDEITDTHSRKTREALGQGGANILSGFFGGMGGCAMIGQTMINVKASGARTRISTFLAGVFLLMLVLLLGDLVAIIPMASLVSVMIVVAIATFDWHSIKISTIKTLPKSEMFVMLTTVVITVWTHNLAIGVAAGVLVAMVMFARRVAHFTNVAREETVDAEGPFVRYTVVGELFFASSNDLTTQFEYSKDPERVVIDLSQSHVWDASTVVALDAIENKYEERGKKVTFEGMNDATIAFHTRLTGEL, from the coding sequence GTGTCCGCTGTTTCTTCTCTTCCTGAGCCCCACAACCGCTACCGCATCGAGCCCACAGTGTGGCAAGCACTTCGCTCACCTCGTTTGCTCACGCGTGAAGTACTCGCCGGGCTTGTCGTCGCCTTAGCGCTGATCCCGGAAGCGATTGCGTTTTCCCTTATCGCTGGGGTCGACCCCCGCGTGGGCCTGTTTTCCTCTTTCATCATGGCCGTGTCGATTGCGTTTCTGGGTGGCCGGCCTGCGATGATTACGGCCGCAACAGGCGCCATTGCGCTGGTGATTGCTCCTGTGGCCCGCGAGTATGGTTTGGAATATTTCATCGCCACGGTCATTTTGGCGGGGCTGTTTCAAATCGTGTTCGCCCTTTTTGGGGTGGCAAAACTGATGCGCTTTATTCCCCGCTCAGTCATGGTCGGCTTCGTGAACGCTCTCGCCATCATGATTTTCACCTCGCAGTTGCCAGAGCTGCTGGGTGTGCCATTCATGGTCTACCCGTTGGTGGCAGCTGGTCTGCTGATCATGTGGCTGATGCCCAAGATCACGAAAGTGGTTCCCGCCCCGCTGGTGTCCATCGTGTTGGTCACCACGGCAGCAGTGGCCTGGGGGTTGAATGTCCCCACGGTCGGCGATAAGGGGGCACTGCCCCAGTCACTGCCGTCTCTGTTTATTCCCGATGTCCCCTTCACGTGGGAAACCCTGGAAATCATTGCGCCATTTGCTTTCGCTATGGCCGTGGTCGGTCTGATCGAATCGCTGTTGACCGCGAAGCTGGTCGACGAAATCACCGACACCCACTCGCGGAAAACCCGTGAAGCACTCGGCCAGGGGGGTGCCAACATCCTGTCGGGCTTCTTTGGCGGCATGGGCGGTTGCGCCATGATCGGCCAAACCATGATCAACGTGAAGGCATCCGGCGCGCGTACACGTATTTCGACCTTCCTCGCGGGAGTATTCCTCTTGATGCTGGTGCTACTCCTGGGGGACCTCGTCGCGATTATTCCCATGGCGTCACTCGTCTCGGTGATGATCGTCGTGGCGATCGCCACTTTCGATTGGCACAGCATCAAAATTTCGACCATCAAAACCCTGCCCAAGAGTGAAATGTTCGTGATGCTCACCACCGTGGTGATCACCGTGTGGACACACAATTTGGCTATTGGTGTCGCCGCCGGTGTTCTGGTCGCCATGGTGATGTTTGCCAGAAGGGTCGCCCACTTCACCAACGTGGCACGAGAAGAAACCGTTGACGCTGAGGGCCCATTCGTGCGCTACACGGTAGTCGGGGAGTTGTTCTTTGCCTCCAGCAACGACCTGACTACCCAGTTTGAGTACTCGAAAGACCCGGAGCGGGTAGTGATTGACCTCTCCCAATCCCATGTCTGGGATGCCTCCACTGTGGTTGCCCTCGACGCCATTGAAAACAAATATGAGGAACGTGGCAAGAAGGTCACCTTTGAGGGAATGAATGACGCCACAATCGCTTTCCACACCAGGCTCACCGGCGAGCTGTAG
- a CDS encoding SDR family NAD(P)-dependent oxidoreductase, which yields MTQEFTGKTVLVTGGGSGIGEAVALQLGREGANVAVADIDLAAAEAVAKKVVDAGGSAQATAVDVGDPEAVKAMVDWTVKTFGHLHGAFNNAGIGGPTGLPEDIDIAEYHKLMDVNLHSVFYGIKYQAPEIVKSGGGSIVNTSSILGLVGEGGFLPYVTAKHALVGMTKASALAYAAQGVRVNSVHPGYINTPLLANNLDAETMAGLVTLHPVGRLGESEEVAEVVCLLLSDKSSFVTGSQYVVDGGYVTK from the coding sequence ATGACACAAGAATTCACAGGCAAAACCGTCCTGGTAACTGGCGGCGGATCGGGCATTGGCGAGGCTGTTGCCCTGCAGCTCGGCCGTGAAGGAGCCAATGTCGCGGTAGCGGATATTGACCTTGCCGCGGCGGAAGCCGTCGCTAAGAAGGTTGTTGACGCCGGCGGTAGTGCACAAGCCACCGCGGTAGATGTGGGCGACCCCGAAGCCGTCAAGGCGATGGTCGACTGGACAGTCAAGACGTTCGGTCACCTGCACGGCGCATTCAATAACGCCGGAATTGGTGGTCCCACCGGCCTTCCGGAAGACATCGACATTGCCGAGTACCACAAGCTGATGGATGTGAACTTGCACTCCGTGTTCTACGGAATCAAGTACCAGGCGCCGGAAATCGTCAAGTCTGGTGGAGGGTCGATTGTGAACACCTCCTCCATTTTGGGTCTCGTTGGCGAGGGAGGCTTCTTGCCCTACGTCACTGCCAAACACGCTTTGGTGGGAATGACCAAGGCTTCTGCACTGGCATACGCGGCTCAGGGTGTTCGAGTGAACTCAGTTCACCCCGGGTACATCAATACGCCGTTGCTCGCCAACAACCTCGATGCGGAAACAATGGCTGGACTGGTAACCCTGCACCCGGTCGGGCGCCTCGGCGAATCTGAAGAAGTTGCCGAAGTGGTCTGCCTCCTACTGTCCGATAAGTCCTCGTTTGTCACGGGCTCACAGTATGTCGTCGATGGTGGCTACGTCACCAAGTAG
- the katG gene encoding catalase/peroxidase HPI: protein METEAKCPIVHGAASTQGVANMEWWPNALNLDILHQRDTKTNPLGQDFQYREELKKLDVDALKKDLHALMNDSQVWWPADWGHYGGLFIRMAWHSAGTYRTADGRGGGGTGSQRFAPLNSWPDNGNLDKARRLLWPIKKKYGNKVSWADLMILAGNIAYESMGLKTFGFGFGREDVWHPEIDTYWGSEKEWLAPSDSRYDSVDNPATMENPLAAVQMGLIYVNPEGVNGNPDPLATAAQIRETFARMAMNDEETVALTAGGHTVGKSHGNGRAENLGPEPEAADISEQGLGWNNHTTRGVGRDTVTSGIEGAWTTEPTKWDNGYFYLLFTYEWELTKSPAGAWQYQPVGIKEEDMPVDVEDPSIRLNPMMTDADMAMIKDPAYREISERFYKDPDYFSDVFARAWFKLTHRDMGPKVRYVGPDVPEEDLIWQDPVPAGRSDYNVDAVKARIEHTDLSISDMVSTAWDSARTFRGSDMRGGANGARLRLAPQREWEGNEPERLNRVLSVLEPIAEEFDISVADVIVLAGNVGVEQAAKNAGVDVSVPFSPGRGDATQEHTDAESFEPLEPIHDGFRNWVKKNYTVPAEELMLDRAQLMGLTAPEMTVLIGGMRAIGTNHMGAQHGYFTDNLGALTNDFFVNLTDMSNVWEPHGDNLYNIRSRHDGQVKWTATRVDLVFGSNSILRSYAEVYAQDDNKQKFVEDFIKAWNKVMNADRFDLVH from the coding sequence ATGGAAACCGAAGCCAAATGTCCCATTGTCCACGGCGCAGCAAGCACACAGGGTGTGGCGAACATGGAATGGTGGCCCAACGCCCTCAACCTTGACATTCTCCACCAGCGCGACACTAAGACCAACCCTCTTGGTCAGGATTTTCAATACCGCGAGGAGCTCAAAAAGCTCGATGTCGACGCCCTGAAAAAGGACCTCCACGCGTTGATGAATGACAGCCAGGTGTGGTGGCCTGCTGACTGGGGTCACTACGGCGGACTGTTCATTCGGATGGCTTGGCACTCAGCAGGTACCTACCGCACCGCGGATGGCCGCGGTGGTGGAGGAACCGGTTCGCAACGTTTCGCGCCCCTCAACTCTTGGCCGGACAACGGAAACCTCGATAAAGCCCGTCGCCTGCTGTGGCCGATTAAGAAAAAGTACGGCAACAAGGTCAGCTGGGCTGACCTGATGATCCTCGCGGGAAATATTGCCTACGAATCAATGGGGCTGAAGACTTTCGGTTTCGGCTTCGGTCGTGAAGATGTCTGGCACCCCGAAATCGACACCTACTGGGGTTCAGAAAAAGAGTGGCTTGCCCCCAGCGACAGCCGCTACGACTCCGTCGACAACCCCGCCACGATGGAAAACCCTCTCGCCGCAGTGCAAATGGGACTCATCTACGTGAACCCAGAGGGTGTCAATGGAAACCCTGACCCACTCGCCACCGCCGCACAGATTCGCGAAACCTTTGCTCGCATGGCGATGAATGACGAAGAAACAGTGGCCCTCACTGCTGGCGGCCACACGGTCGGAAAATCTCACGGTAACGGCCGGGCCGAAAACCTCGGGCCGGAGCCGGAAGCAGCCGACATTAGTGAACAGGGACTCGGCTGGAACAACCACACAACCCGCGGTGTGGGTCGCGACACCGTCACCAGTGGAATTGAAGGTGCGTGGACAACAGAGCCCACCAAGTGGGATAACGGCTACTTCTACCTACTGTTCACCTACGAGTGGGAACTCACCAAATCTCCCGCCGGTGCGTGGCAATACCAGCCGGTCGGCATTAAAGAAGAAGACATGCCAGTCGATGTGGAAGACCCATCGATTCGTCTCAACCCGATGATGACCGACGCTGACATGGCCATGATCAAAGACCCCGCATACCGAGAGATTTCGGAGCGCTTCTACAAAGACCCCGATTACTTCTCGGACGTATTCGCCCGGGCCTGGTTCAAACTCACCCACCGCGACATGGGACCCAAAGTTCGCTATGTCGGACCCGATGTCCCCGAAGAGGACCTGATCTGGCAAGACCCGGTACCTGCAGGACGTAGCGACTACAACGTCGATGCCGTGAAAGCCCGCATCGAACACACAGACCTGTCCATCTCGGACATGGTCTCGACGGCGTGGGATTCTGCCAGGACATTCCGCGGTTCCGATATGCGTGGTGGCGCCAACGGCGCACGCCTGCGTTTGGCCCCTCAGCGCGAATGGGAAGGCAACGAACCCGAACGTCTAAACCGGGTGCTGAGCGTGTTGGAACCCATTGCCGAAGAGTTCGACATCAGCGTTGCTGATGTGATCGTGTTGGCCGGAAATGTCGGTGTCGAACAGGCAGCCAAAAATGCCGGCGTCGATGTGAGCGTTCCCTTCAGCCCAGGCCGCGGTGATGCCACTCAGGAGCACACGGACGCTGAGTCGTTCGAGCCTTTGGAGCCCATCCACGATGGTTTCCGCAACTGGGTCAAGAAAAACTACACCGTCCCCGCCGAAGAGTTGATGCTCGATCGAGCCCAGCTCATGGGCCTCACCGCTCCAGAAATGACTGTGTTGATTGGTGGCATGCGCGCCATTGGCACCAACCACATGGGCGCCCAGCACGGTTACTTCACCGACAACCTCGGAGCGCTCACGAACGACTTCTTCGTGAACCTTACGGACATGTCCAACGTGTGGGAGCCCCACGGGGACAACCTTTACAACATCCGTAGCCGCCATGACGGTCAAGTGAAATGGACAGCGACCCGCGTGGATTTGGTGTTTGGGTCAAACTCAATCCTCCGTTCCTACGCCGAGGTTTACGCCCAGGACGACAACAAGCAAAAGTTTGTTGAAGACTTCATCAAGGCCTGGAACAAAGTGATGAACGCTGACCGGTTCGACCTGGTTCACTAG
- a CDS encoding trimeric intracellular cation channel family protein has protein sequence MDFTISDSTVQGVLFVFEAIGVVAFALSGVVAAVRARLDLVGVVVIALLTALGGGTIRDLLLDRSPFFWVIHQEYLWVIIGLSVLGAMVLRSRHFDLTERAIQWPDALGLGVFAASGAQIALQNGSSPLIATMMGVITASVGGILRDVLLNKVPWLVASYQHYAIIAFVGGWLVWGLNELGASPAVSVAISALVAATWRLLAIAFNWQLPNWRRDDHTGAIALPPQ, from the coding sequence GTGGACTTCACCATCAGCGACAGCACCGTTCAAGGTGTGCTTTTCGTGTTTGAAGCGATTGGCGTCGTGGCTTTCGCGCTTTCCGGTGTGGTGGCCGCCGTGCGGGCCAGACTGGACCTTGTCGGGGTGGTCGTCATTGCGTTACTCACCGCCCTCGGTGGTGGGACGATTCGTGATTTACTTCTCGATCGGTCACCGTTTTTTTGGGTGATCCACCAAGAGTATTTGTGGGTGATTATCGGGCTGTCTGTGCTTGGCGCCATGGTGCTGCGATCCCGACATTTCGATCTCACTGAACGGGCCATTCAGTGGCCTGATGCGCTAGGGCTGGGAGTTTTTGCGGCCTCGGGCGCGCAAATCGCCCTCCAGAATGGGTCAAGCCCTCTGATCGCAACCATGATGGGCGTGATCACCGCCTCGGTAGGCGGAATTTTGCGCGACGTACTGCTCAATAAGGTGCCGTGGCTTGTTGCCAGTTACCAGCATTACGCCATCATCGCCTTTGTGGGCGGTTGGTTGGTGTGGGGGCTCAACGAATTGGGCGCGTCACCTGCAGTGTCGGTGGCTATTTCGGCGCTCGTAGCTGCCACGTGGCGCCTGTTGGCGATTGCCTTCAATTGGCAACTGCCTAACTGGCGCCGTGACGACCACACCGGTGCGATTGCGCTGCCACCGCAGTAG
- a CDS encoding DedA family protein: MNAAAGSSGYPVWRFVALSAVGCVVWAGAYVGIGAGAGSWFGDQWWLALIVAVVVAILLGFVVDRLIRRQANGS; the protein is encoded by the coding sequence GTGAACGCTGCTGCAGGCTCCAGCGGCTATCCGGTGTGGCGCTTTGTGGCGCTCTCCGCTGTGGGGTGTGTGGTGTGGGCGGGTGCGTATGTCGGTATTGGCGCCGGTGCAGGATCCTGGTTTGGGGATCAGTGGTGGCTGGCCCTCATCGTTGCCGTGGTGGTGGCTATCCTGCTGGGTTTTGTTGTCGACCGTCTTATTCGGCGACAGGCCAACGGTTCCTGA
- a CDS encoding DNA-3-methyladenine glycosylase family protein: MTPQAPYAEALTHLGDRCEVMAGLIGIHRPPGFAPVEPEKYFDVLVCSIVGQQLSVRAADTIEARLRALVGPLTPERILDAREEDLRALGFSRSKVAYSHGLAEAFLNNTITPHLLTDAPDETVVSTLTAVKGIGPWTAEMFMMFGLGRLDVWSQGDLGLRRSMEHFFGEATPAIAERWRPYRSVAAWYLWEHSDQLQGRIIPPAD; encoded by the coding sequence ATGACACCCCAGGCGCCGTACGCTGAGGCTCTCACCCACCTCGGTGACCGCTGTGAGGTCATGGCGGGCCTCATTGGCATCCACCGCCCACCGGGCTTTGCACCGGTGGAGCCGGAGAAATATTTCGATGTCCTAGTGTGTTCAATTGTCGGACAGCAGCTCTCTGTCCGTGCAGCCGACACCATCGAAGCGAGGCTGCGAGCGCTCGTGGGTCCACTCACTCCTGAGCGAATACTCGATGCCCGCGAAGAAGACCTTCGCGCCTTAGGTTTTTCTCGCTCCAAGGTGGCCTACAGTCACGGCTTGGCGGAAGCTTTTCTGAACAACACGATTACCCCCCACCTGCTGACCGATGCGCCCGATGAGACCGTCGTCTCAACATTGACCGCCGTGAAAGGGATCGGTCCGTGGACGGCGGAAATGTTCATGATGTTTGGTCTTGGCAGACTCGATGTGTGGTCCCAGGGAGACTTGGGGCTTCGTCGCTCAATGGAGCACTTCTTTGGCGAGGCGACCCCGGCAATCGCCGAACGCTGGAGGCCCTATCGTTCGGTGGCAGCCTGGTACCTCTGGGAGCACTCGGATCAACTCCAGGGCCGAATCATTCCCCCAGCTGACTAA